CATAAACGGGATTCCCTTTTTTGAGCCAAGCTTCATTATAAGATTCTCTATTATTTGGGTCGATATCTGCTGCAACCTCAAGTATTTCTGCAAATTCACCTCCACCATAATGTGCCTGTGTAAGAGCTCTATTTACTTGATAGGACGGCATGTACTGTCCTGGAAAATAATGCCACATAATTTTTTTATTTTTTAGTTATTATTTAGAATAAATAGACTTTATACATCCATAGGTTTTACGGTACCATCTTCAGAAAGACCTGCTTTTTTACCTTTACCCATTTCTTTAAAAGGGTTAGCAAATCCCCAAGCATCATTTGGGTTATCTTTTAAATAGTGTACGTCTAAATGATCTGGTGCAAAAACCAATCTTGCACAAGCGTAATATTCAAACAAGACACCACTTCCTGGATCGATAATATAAATAAAGAATCCTTCATCTGCTTTATGTCTTGTTGGTGCGCCCATAACACTCTTATACCCTTTTTCTGTGAAATAATCTAAAGCTAATAAAACTTCCTCTCTACTATCCACATTCCAACAAATATGATTTAGAACACCTGCCTTTGGCTCAATATTAGGATCTGTAAAAACAGCAATATCATGGGATAAGTTTGCTAATGTATGTAGCCCACCTATTGGTGGCATATCATCTGAAATCCTAATTTCATCGGGATTCTTAAAGCCCAATTCTTTCCAAAATGCTTTTTCTAATTCATAAGCCCCCTTAGACACCATATAAGTTACATGATCAAACCGTCTTGGGTTCGCTCCTTTACCTCTATTACTAGCATATCTATCTGCATAAATACTTCCGCGTTCACCTTCTTCTCGTAACCATTCTACATCCCAAAACACTTCATGCATATGTCCTTCTGGTGATTGAAATTTAAATGCTTTTCCGTGACCTTGATCACCATCGTACCATCCTCTACCAGCACCAATGCTTTCTAGATATTGTACTGCATCTTCTAAAGCTTCAGGACTATCAGCTCTCCAACCTATATGACCAAGACCAGATTCATTGCTTTGTGTTAACTTTAAGGTATGATGGAAATAATCTCCCCATGCTCGTAAATAAACTGAATTTTCCTCTCTTCCAGTTATATCCATACCAACTATATCACCAAAGAAGTGTACTGATTTTTCTAAATCTTTAGTAAGCACTTCTACATGTGCCATTTGTGAAAAATAATGTGGATTTCTTGCCATATCTATTAAAATTTATATGTTTTATTAATAATAATCTATTACAAAAGTAAAGTTGTTATAACCTTCTAGTGAATCAATTACATTCTAATTATATTCAAAATCAATCTATTTAACAATTTAAACAACTAAATTGTTATATTTTTTATTCATTTTACGCAAAAGCACCTCCATCAACAGCCATAGCATGACCTGTAATAAAAGTTGATTGGTTAGAACATAACCAAAGAGCTACATCGGCTACTTCTTGTGGTTGTCCCATACGTTTCATCCGTTGATGATTAATTGCTTCTTCTTTTGCCTCTGGATTATAGGCCAACTTGCGTCGCCCCTCCATAAGCATTGGTGTTTCTATAGCTGTTGGACATATGGCATTTATGCGAATGTTTTTGGTTGCATACTCAATAGCGGCACTTTTTACAATTCCAACCACCCCGTGCTTAGAAGCAGCATAAGGCACATTTTCTGGTTGACCAACCAAACCCGCTGCCGAGGACACACAAACTATGTTACCACCACCCGTTTTTAACATTTCTTGCAATTGATATTTAACACAGTACCAAGTTCCTGTAAGATTAATGTTTATTTGTTGCAACCAAGCATCTTCAGGATATTCATGGGTTGGCAGAGACAAATTACCAGCTATTCCTGCGGAATTAACGGCACAATCCAATCTTCCAAATTCATCAACCGTTTTCTTAACCAAATGTTCAACGTCTTCTCGTTTTGAAATATCACATTTTACAAATATGGCTTTCCCGCCGATTGAACCTATTTCATTTACAACGCGTTCGCCCTGCTCTACATTCACATCGGAAACCACTACCCGACCTCCTTCCTTAGCAAAAGCCATAGCTGTTGCTTTCCCTATACCCGAGGAAGCTCCTGTAACTAAACATACTTTATCTTTAAATCTCATATTCATAATTCTTATAATGACTCACTTCTATTCCGCTACCAATAGGCATGAGGATAGATGTAAATGTTTTCTTGTTAGTTATACTTTTTCTATATGCATTTGTTTCCTTTGTTGAATGTGGTGGCAAAAGCATATTATCACCTAAAACCCAAGCTCCTTTATTTAATTTAGAATAGAACAAATCAAAGCATTCTACATACAGTTCTTTCCAAATATCCAACAACACAAAATCAAAAGTTTCAGTAGCATTTTCTATACTTTCTAGAGCATCTCCTACCCTAAAATCGACAAATTGTATTAAACCAGCTTCCTCTATTTTTTCTTTAGCATATACCACTTTTTCAGGATTATTCTCTAGGGTTATTACTTTCCCTTTATTTGCTCTTGCTGCTTCTGCCAACCAAAGTGTTGAATACCCATAGGAAGTTCCTATCTCCAATATTGTTTTGGCCTTACTGCCTTTTATTAAGGCATTTAAAAACTGGCCAACTTCCCTACCTACGGGAAGTAAAAATTCATCACGCATTTTCATGCCTTCCTCTAGGGGCAATGTTTGCATTAATTTATTTTCAGTTGCTATGCGTTTATGATATGTAGTTAATACGGACTGTACTTTTATGTCAAAATCTATCATCATCTATTCGTATTGCGTAAATTACTTGGTTGATTCGATTAAACTTTCAAAAAAGTCCACTACGATTAATGGAGCATTGATGTCTAAATTTTTGTTTCCAACAATTTTTTTAAAGCGTTCGGGAATGGGCGGGGTATCCTTTAACGGTACAGTATGCCCACCGTTAATAACTTTTATGAGTTCCACTTTTTTGTCGGTGTTATAGCAGGCATATTTGACATGGACAACCGTGGAGTTGTCATCACTGCTATAATCTTCATATTCAATTGTTTCTGACTCAACAGTACATGGCAATAAACTTTTCCAGTATGCTACGGTTTTTTCGGTAGATTGTACCGAACCACGTGTACTATCTTGTCCTATCACTACCCATCCTCCTTCATAAGGATTTATAGGGTCGTTCGTACCATTAATGATAAGCACAGAAGTGGACACGTTTTTTGGTGTACAGTCATTATTAAAATCCTTTGGTATGTTGGCCACAAATGGAGCTATGCCTTTAATTTTCTCAGGCAATTCATAGGCCAATTTGTAGCACATATGTCCACCATTTGAAATTCCGGTAGCAAATACCTTGTTTTTATTTATATGGAATTTCTTGTGGAAATGTGTTATCATTTCTTCAAAAAATTTGATATCATTTACATCTTCTTGATTGGCTTTATAACTGGCATTCATTCTGCAATCATTCCAATGATTTTCATAGCCTAAAGGATAAACTATTATCTGTTTTTTTCTTTCACTTGCAATCCTTTCAAACTCATAATTGGTAAATCTTCGAGTATCCTTTACATTTCCATTTGACCCATGTAAAGCAAATACGAGTGAAGACGAACTTTTCAAATCTTTAGGAACAAAATATTCGAAGGTTCTAGATTTACCATCTATTATTATTGCTTCTTTCCGTAATTCAGTTGGAATGTATGCGGGAATTTCTTCTTGTGCAATTCCATTTAATGAAAAGAATAAAAGGATGAATAGTGCCTGAAAATAGTTAATTTTTACCATGTGATATTCTTTTTTTATTTGATTACTTCAGGAAGTGAATTCCCGATTTTGCTTTATTATATAAATCAATTATGCCTAACGGGTTCAAAATAAAATTCAGAAATATGATTTTCATGTAATTTGGTTCTAGGTTTATCTAAAGTGCCTTGAGTTATGTATTGCGATGTTGGCAAAACAATTCCATTTTGCTCTTTGTAATTTTCAAACTTACTTACCCCTGTAGCCATTGGGTGCGCTTCCCTTAACGTAAACTCTAAGCAACTTATTAAATGAGTGTCTTTATTTAAATAAATCATGTATTGATCATATTCTGGGTTGGGTTCAACACTTTTCCATGTTATAAACAATACATCATAATTAACATTATTAATTGTTTTTTCACCAGCCGAGGCTATTATTGATGCTTCTCTTAAGCGAAACGGCAATTGAAACCAATAACTTTTATATCTGTTTTTATGAAGAATCATCTCATTCATATCTAAAGATTGATTTCCTTCTTTATTAATAGCATAAGATTTATCATTCTTTATTTTCCAAGTATTGTCCTTTTGAGGACCATTTAGTAAAGTAAGCTCACTATTATAAGTTCCCAATTCGCAAACCATACTGAATTTTTGTGGGTTGGTAGTCCAATTGGTTTCATTTCCATACCAATCCGCAGTCATTATAAATTCTCCCGTTTTATAATGATTCCACTTATCAAAACCACCACTTGCATTTTCTAATTGATGTAATAATTCTTGTCCTTTTTCCAATTCCAAGGAATCTAAGCCATCTTTTAAAGCAGCCGTTCGCAAATCTGCTAAAGGCACATTTTTCATTTCAGTCTTTTGCTTTACAGAATTCTCAATTTGTACTTCTTTTTGTTTGCATGAAACCAAAAAGAAAACAATAAGCAGAATACAGCAATTCCATGTTGTGTTTAGAATTTTCATTTATATTATTTTTGTTCAAACTAATTATTAATGTTCCATAACTTCAGGAAATGGTTTGCCATTTAACTCAAAAGGCTTTGCTTCAATTAAAACAAACAAAATCCTGCACACTTCGGTCTCACTGGGGTTGCGCCATTTATGGATGGTACCATTTTGAATGATGATGCCTTCCGGCCCAATGGTTTTGAACACTTTATCATCCAATTCCAATTCTATTTCACCACTCAACACAATGCCATAGTCGATACTGTTGCTGCGGTGCATTGGCGAAGAAGTCCCAGGCAGCATGTCAACCATCCTGATAACGGAACCGCCTTGTAGGGTGGTACCTGCATCGCGCAAACGCCCATCGGTTTCATCGTTGCAATCTGCGGGGACCGTTGCGGTGGTCCAAATTGTGGCCATCGCAGCGTCGCCAGTAGGAATGATTTCTAGCTGAAAGGCATTGTCGTCCACAAAAACAGCCTTACCGTTTTTATCGTGCCCCGTTACTATTCTTCTTGTTTTATTGGCCATCCTGATAAGATTATTTTGTCCCCTTAAGCTTTTTCATAAACTCACTAAAAGCAGGCCTGAAATCAGAAAACAATTCTATCTTTCTATTCTTCAGCATCACTTCGCTAAACATTTTTAAACCAATAGCAAACTCAACAGCTTGCTGTTTGGTTTCAAATAAATCTCGGTTTTTCATCCTTTCGATAATCACAAAAATATTATCGTGATTGTCAAATTCTAATTCTATTGGCTCGTAAACCGTTTCATCTGCCTTTGCTGTTTCTAGCAACTCAAGTTTTATTCTATATTTATTCGTTCTTTTATTCATCATATTTTAATTATCTAAATAATGCGGAAACTCTTTATGCTGCCCTAAAGTTTCCTTCAATTTAAAAGTAAAAAGCACACCTAATAAGGCCATTGTAGCCGACACCCATAAAAATGCAGAAGAGTCTATCTTATCGGATAACACACCTGCAATTGATGGCACTATAACCCCTCCAACTATTTCGCCAACGCCCATAATCAAACCCATAGCCTTTGCCCGTAGTGGTGGCGGAACAGCTTCTGAAGGAATAACAGCGGCAATCATTGCTAAACACCCCATCATAAAATAAGTGATAAACATGGCTGGTAAATGAAACATCGTGCCATTTAAAAAATAGACCGCAAAAGGATAAAGAATACCCAAAAACATGAATATAAACATGATGTTTTTACGACCAAATTTATCGGAGAGCGCAGGCACAATAATAGATGCCAACAACCCTGAAACCCCTAAAAGCCCCATGGTTTTTCCCATTTGGTCTGGACTCATACCTTGCACTTCAACAAAATATTTTGATATAAAAGGTAATGTAGCAAACCACCAACCAAAAACACAGCAAGCCACAGGTATACCCCATTTAACATTGTTGTATTTTAATAATTCTTTAAAATGAATGGATGTATCTTCTTTTTTCCCTAAACTTTCAGCAGTAGATTTTTTTACATAAATCCAAGATAACACACCTAATAACAATCCTGGTATTCCAGCTATATAAAAGGCATTTCGCCAACCTAAATTTTCGGCAATGGCTACTAAAATAACAGGTGCTAAAATAGAACCAAATAAAGCCGAACCTACACCTTGCAATATGCCTGCATTTAATCCCAATCGATTAGCAGACGATTCTTTTTCTACAAAGTTTTGCGCTAGTGGAATTACTGCACCTTCTGAAACACCCATTACAAGTCTTGCTACTAGTAAGCCGGCAAACGACATGGCGATACCCGTACCGAAAGAACATAACGAAAAAACAACTACAGCAGCAACAAAAACCAGTTTCTTTTTGTTATTGGTCTCAGCCCAAGCCGTTGAAAAATAGCTTGAGAATGCCCAAGCCAAAGATAAGACTCCTGCCAAAAGTCCAATTTGGGTATCGCTCAATGGAATATCTTTGACTACGAATGGAATTAAAAAATTAAGAGCTAACCTATCAAAAAACAGGCAACCAAAGACAAGAGACATTAGAGCCACCAGCCCGTTTTCGTATGAGAATATTTTTTTCATCTATTATTATTTATTTGTTTTCAATGGTCAGAAGGTATTCCTAACTATCATTCTCGTTTGGTTTGCTATTTTATTATTAATGGGTATTTACTTTATTATTTTTATTTAGAACTATAGTTACAATAACCCTTTTGTATCTTGATAAAGCAGGTTTTCCTTTGTCGGTGACTTTTAGAATAAAATGAGCCGTTTCTGGTTTTCAACTGTTGGAGCAACAATCGTGTGAATATTATATAGGTTCTCACTAAGCATACAAAAAGATATTGGTTTATTATATGAGCCC
The nucleotide sequence above comes from Flavobacteriaceae bacterium HL-DH10. Encoded proteins:
- a CDS encoding MFS transporter, giving the protein MKKIFSYENGLVALMSLVFGCLFFDRLALNFLIPFVVKDIPLSDTQIGLLAGVLSLAWAFSSYFSTAWAETNNKKKLVFVAAVVVFSLCSFGTGIAMSFAGLLVARLVMGVSEGAVIPLAQNFVEKESSANRLGLNAGILQGVGSALFGSILAPVILVAIAENLGWRNAFYIAGIPGLLLGVLSWIYVKKSTAESLGKKEDTSIHFKELLKYNNVKWGIPVACCVFGWWFATLPFISKYFVEVQGMSPDQMGKTMGLLGVSGLLASIIVPALSDKFGRKNIMFIFMFLGILYPFAVYFLNGTMFHLPAMFITYFMMGCLAMIAAVIPSEAVPPPLRAKAMGLIMGVGEIVGGVIVPSIAGVLSDKIDSSAFLWVSATMALLGVLFTFKLKETLGQHKEFPHYLDN
- a CDS encoding O-methyltransferase, with translation MMIDFDIKVQSVLTTYHKRIATENKLMQTLPLEEGMKMRDEFLLPVGREVGQFLNALIKGSKAKTILEIGTSYGYSTLWLAEAARANKGKVITLENNPEKVVYAKEKIEEAGLIQFVDFRVGDALESIENATETFDFVLLDIWKELYVECFDLFYSKLNKGAWVLGDNMLLPPHSTKETNAYRKSITNKKTFTSILMPIGSGIEVSHYKNYEYEI
- a CDS encoding SDR family oxidoreductase, with the protein product MRFKDKVCLVTGASSGIGKATAMAFAKEGGRVVVSDVNVEQGERVVNEIGSIGGKAIFVKCDISKREDVEHLVKKTVDEFGRLDCAVNSAGIAGNLSLPTHEYPEDAWLQQININLTGTWYCVKYQLQEMLKTGGGNIVCVSSAAGLVGQPENVPYAASKHGVVGIVKSAAIEYATKNIRINAICPTAIETPMLMEGRRKLAYNPEAKEEAINHQRMKRMGQPQEVADVALWLCSNQSTFITGHAMAVDGGAFA
- a CDS encoding DUF3861 domain-containing protein, translating into MMNKRTNKYRIKLELLETAKADETVYEPIELEFDNHDNIFVIIERMKNRDLFETKQQAVEFAIGLKMFSEVMLKNRKIELFSDFRPAFSEFMKKLKGTK
- a CDS encoding DUF6503 family protein; this encodes MKILNTTWNCCILLIVFFLVSCKQKEVQIENSVKQKTEMKNVPLADLRTAALKDGLDSLELEKGQELLHQLENASGGFDKWNHYKTGEFIMTADWYGNETNWTTNPQKFSMVCELGTYNSELTLLNGPQKDNTWKIKNDKSYAINKEGNQSLDMNEMILHKNRYKSYWFQLPFRLREASIIASAGEKTINNVNYDVLFITWKSVEPNPEYDQYMIYLNKDTHLISCLEFTLREAHPMATGVSKFENYKEQNGIVLPTSQYITQGTLDKPRTKLHENHISEFYFEPVRHN
- a CDS encoding cupin domain-containing protein, which produces MANKTRRIVTGHDKNGKAVFVDDNAFQLEIIPTGDAAMATIWTTATVPADCNDETDGRLRDAGTTLQGGSVIRMVDMLPGTSSPMHRSNSIDYGIVLSGEIELELDDKVFKTIGPEGIIIQNGTIHKWRNPSETEVCRILFVLIEAKPFELNGKPFPEVMEH
- a CDS encoding VOC family protein; the encoded protein is MARNPHYFSQMAHVEVLTKDLEKSVHFFGDIVGMDITGREENSVYLRAWGDYFHHTLKLTQSNESGLGHIGWRADSPEALEDAVQYLESIGAGRGWYDGDQGHGKAFKFQSPEGHMHEVFWDVEWLREEGERGSIYADRYASNRGKGANPRRFDHVTYMVSKGAYELEKAFWKELGFKNPDEIRISDDMPPIGGLHTLANLSHDIAVFTDPNIEPKAGVLNHICWNVDSREEVLLALDYFTEKGYKSVMGAPTRHKADEGFFIYIIDPGSGVLFEYYACARLVFAPDHLDVHYLKDNPNDAWGFANPFKEMGKGKKAGLSEDGTVKPMDV